A genomic window from Carassius auratus strain Wakin chromosome 19, ASM336829v1, whole genome shotgun sequence includes:
- the rad21b gene encoding RAD21 cohesin complex component b isoform X2, with amino-acid sequence MFYAHFVLSKRGPLAKIWLAAHWDKKLTKAHVFECNLESSVESIISPKVKMALRTSGHLLLGVVRIYHRKAKYLLADCNEAFIKIKMAFRPGVVDLPEENREAAYNAITLPEEFHDFDQPLPDLDDIDVAQQFTLNQSRVEEITMREEVGNLNLLQENDFADFGMDDREMMREEGAFEVDIIHGASASNLLLESESSSGQIADKTNHLEYDQYKDDFGDNPMESTEGGMLVDKLLSNEDGGGIFDDPPAITEGVMMPQEHGGDDDDDFDNLSPGGPDSPDSGPVEQLPTMTDQTEQTTLVHNEEEAFALEPIDITVKETKAKRKRKLIVDSVKELDSKTIRAQLSDYSDIVTTLDLAPPTKKLMMWKETGGVEKLFSLPAQPLWNSRLLKMFTRCLTPLVPDELRKRRKGGEADSLDEFLKDLENPEVPREEALSQQRDIIDQTILEEPSVLQASAMEGSRTTLDESVMPPPSGPRGQKRKAQDTEPALPMLEDDRSSIVSTQHVNMQQVDLPLEEPGNISQLIPEFDLLGEKSKEKKDDEEEEEEEEGQSGDQDQEERRWNKRTQQMLHGLQRVIAKTGAESISLLDLCRNNNKKQAAAKFYSFLVLKKQQAVELRQDEPYSDIIATPGPRFHII; translated from the exons ATGTTCTACGCCCACTTTGTCCTCAGCAAACGTGGGCCGCTGGCCAAAATCTGGTTGGCGGCCCACTGGGATAAGAAGCTGACCAAAGCACACGTGTTTGAGTGCAATCTGGAGAGCAGTGTAGAGAGCATCATCTCTCCAAAG GTAAAAATGGCTCTCCGTACGTCTGGTCACTTACTCCTGGGCGTAGTGAGGATCTACCACAGAAAAGCCAAGTACCTGCTGGCAGACTGCAATGAGGCTTTTATTAAGATTAAAATGGCTTTTCGCCCAG GTGTGGTCGACCTGCCTGAGGAGAACCGTGAAGCTGCCTACAACGCCATCACTTTACCCGAAGAATTTCACGACTTCGATCAGCCTCTTCCGGACCTGGA TGACATTGACGTTGCTCAACAGTTCACCCTGAATCAGTCGCGTGTGGAGGAGATCACCATGCGAGAAGAAGTGGGAAACCTCAATCTACTGCAGGAGAATGACTTTG CTGATTTCGGGATGGATGACCGAGAGATGATGAGAGAGGAAGGTGCATTTGAAGTGGACATCATCCATGGGGCATCTGCGTCTAACCTGCTGCTGGAGTCCGAGTCAAGTAGCGGACAGATTGCTGACAAGACCAATCACCTAGAGTACGACCAGTACAAGGATGACTTTGGAGACAACCCTATGGAGAGCACAGAGGGAGGCATGCTGG TGGACAAGCTGCTCAGTAACGAGGATGGAGGTGGTATTTTCGATGACCCTCCAGCCATAACTGAGGGTGTGATGATGCCCCAAGAACACGgtggagatgatgatgatgattttgacAACCTTTCTC CAGGAGGTCCAGACAGTCCTGATTCTGGTCCTGTGGAGCAGCTGCCCACCATGACAGACCAGACTGAACAGACCACCCTAGTCCATAATGAAGAGGAGGCTTTTGCCTTGGAGCCCATCGACATTACAG tgAAAGAAACCAAAGCAAAAAGGAAGAGGAAGCTGATTGTGGACAGTGTGAAGGAGCTGGACAGTAAGACCATCCGTGCCCAGCTGAGCGACTACTCTGACATTGTCACCACTCTGGATCTGGCTCCCCCTACCAAGAAACTGATGATGTGGAAGGAAACAGGAGGAGTGGAGAAGCTCTTCTCTCTGCCAGCTCAGCCCCTCTGGAACAGCAGACTGCTCAAG ATGTTTACACGCTGCTTGACCCCCTTGGTGCCAGATGAACTGAGAAAGAGGAGAAAGGGTGGAGAAGCAGACAGCTTAGATGAGTTCCTCAAAGACCTGGAGAACCCTGAGGTGCCACGAGAAGAGGCCCTGTCTCAGCAAAGAGACATCATTG ACCAGACCATCCTGGAGGAGCCCAGTGTCCTGCAGGCTTCAGCCATGGAGGGCAGTCGCACGACCCTTGATGAATCAGTCATGCCTCCTCCATCTGGACCCCGTGGACAAAAGCGCAAAGCTCAGGACACAGAGCCTGCCTTACCT ATGCTGGAGGATGATCGTTCCTCCATTGTGTCCACACAGCATGTGAACATGCAGCAGGTGGACCTTCCACTTGAGGAACCGGGCAACATCTCACAGCTCATCCCTGAATTCGACCTGTTAGGAGAGAAGAGCAAAGAGAAGaaggatgatgaggaggaggaggag GAGGAGGAAGGTCAAAGCGGAGACCAGGATCAGGAGGAGAGAAGGTGGAACAAGAGGACGCAGCAGATGCTGCACGGTTTACAG AGAGTCATTGCTAAGACTGGAGCAGAATCGATCAGCTTGCTGGATCTGTGcagaaacaacaacaagaaacaaGCAGCTGCTAAGTTCTACAGCTTCCTCGTGCTAAAGAAGCAGCAGGCAGTGGAGCTCAGGCAGGACGAGCCCTACAGTGACATCATCGCCACCCCTGGCCCCAGATTTCACATTATATAG
- the rad21b gene encoding RAD21 cohesin complex component b isoform X1 has protein sequence MFYAHFVLSKRGPLAKIWLAAHWDKKLTKAHVFECNLESSVESIISPKVKMALRTSGHLLLGVVRIYHRKAKYLLADCNEAFIKIKMAFRPGVVDLPEENREAAYNAITLPEEFHDFDQPLPDLDDIDVAQQFTLNQSRVEEITMREEVGNLNLLQENDFADFGMDDREMMREEGAFEVDIIHGASASNLLLESESSSGQIADKTNHLEYDQYKDDFGDNPMESTEGGMLVDKLLSNEDGGGIFDDPPAITEGVMMPQEHGGDDDDDFDNLSPAGGPDSPDSGPVEQLPTMTDQTEQTTLVHNEEEAFALEPIDITVKETKAKRKRKLIVDSVKELDSKTIRAQLSDYSDIVTTLDLAPPTKKLMMWKETGGVEKLFSLPAQPLWNSRLLKMFTRCLTPLVPDELRKRRKGGEADSLDEFLKDLENPEVPREEALSQQRDIIDQTILEEPSVLQASAMEGSRTTLDESVMPPPSGPRGQKRKAQDTEPALPMLEDDRSSIVSTQHVNMQQVDLPLEEPGNISQLIPEFDLLGEKSKEKKDDEEEEEEEEGQSGDQDQEERRWNKRTQQMLHGLQRVIAKTGAESISLLDLCRNNNKKQAAAKFYSFLVLKKQQAVELRQDEPYSDIIATPGPRFHII, from the exons ATGTTCTACGCCCACTTTGTCCTCAGCAAACGTGGGCCGCTGGCCAAAATCTGGTTGGCGGCCCACTGGGATAAGAAGCTGACCAAAGCACACGTGTTTGAGTGCAATCTGGAGAGCAGTGTAGAGAGCATCATCTCTCCAAAG GTAAAAATGGCTCTCCGTACGTCTGGTCACTTACTCCTGGGCGTAGTGAGGATCTACCACAGAAAAGCCAAGTACCTGCTGGCAGACTGCAATGAGGCTTTTATTAAGATTAAAATGGCTTTTCGCCCAG GTGTGGTCGACCTGCCTGAGGAGAACCGTGAAGCTGCCTACAACGCCATCACTTTACCCGAAGAATTTCACGACTTCGATCAGCCTCTTCCGGACCTGGA TGACATTGACGTTGCTCAACAGTTCACCCTGAATCAGTCGCGTGTGGAGGAGATCACCATGCGAGAAGAAGTGGGAAACCTCAATCTACTGCAGGAGAATGACTTTG CTGATTTCGGGATGGATGACCGAGAGATGATGAGAGAGGAAGGTGCATTTGAAGTGGACATCATCCATGGGGCATCTGCGTCTAACCTGCTGCTGGAGTCCGAGTCAAGTAGCGGACAGATTGCTGACAAGACCAATCACCTAGAGTACGACCAGTACAAGGATGACTTTGGAGACAACCCTATGGAGAGCACAGAGGGAGGCATGCTGG TGGACAAGCTGCTCAGTAACGAGGATGGAGGTGGTATTTTCGATGACCCTCCAGCCATAACTGAGGGTGTGATGATGCCCCAAGAACACGgtggagatgatgatgatgattttgacAACCTTTCTC CAGCAGGAGGTCCAGACAGTCCTGATTCTGGTCCTGTGGAGCAGCTGCCCACCATGACAGACCAGACTGAACAGACCACCCTAGTCCATAATGAAGAGGAGGCTTTTGCCTTGGAGCCCATCGACATTACAG tgAAAGAAACCAAAGCAAAAAGGAAGAGGAAGCTGATTGTGGACAGTGTGAAGGAGCTGGACAGTAAGACCATCCGTGCCCAGCTGAGCGACTACTCTGACATTGTCACCACTCTGGATCTGGCTCCCCCTACCAAGAAACTGATGATGTGGAAGGAAACAGGAGGAGTGGAGAAGCTCTTCTCTCTGCCAGCTCAGCCCCTCTGGAACAGCAGACTGCTCAAG ATGTTTACACGCTGCTTGACCCCCTTGGTGCCAGATGAACTGAGAAAGAGGAGAAAGGGTGGAGAAGCAGACAGCTTAGATGAGTTCCTCAAAGACCTGGAGAACCCTGAGGTGCCACGAGAAGAGGCCCTGTCTCAGCAAAGAGACATCATTG ACCAGACCATCCTGGAGGAGCCCAGTGTCCTGCAGGCTTCAGCCATGGAGGGCAGTCGCACGACCCTTGATGAATCAGTCATGCCTCCTCCATCTGGACCCCGTGGACAAAAGCGCAAAGCTCAGGACACAGAGCCTGCCTTACCT ATGCTGGAGGATGATCGTTCCTCCATTGTGTCCACACAGCATGTGAACATGCAGCAGGTGGACCTTCCACTTGAGGAACCGGGCAACATCTCACAGCTCATCCCTGAATTCGACCTGTTAGGAGAGAAGAGCAAAGAGAAGaaggatgatgaggaggaggaggag GAGGAGGAAGGTCAAAGCGGAGACCAGGATCAGGAGGAGAGAAGGTGGAACAAGAGGACGCAGCAGATGCTGCACGGTTTACAG AGAGTCATTGCTAAGACTGGAGCAGAATCGATCAGCTTGCTGGATCTGTGcagaaacaacaacaagaaacaaGCAGCTGCTAAGTTCTACAGCTTCCTCGTGCTAAAGAAGCAGCAGGCAGTGGAGCTCAGGCAGGACGAGCCCTACAGTGACATCATCGCCACCCCTGGCCCCAGATTTCACATTATATAG
- the mterf3 gene encoding transcription termination factor 3, mitochondrial isoform X1, producing the protein MLKPITARVVMLVCQRCVSLLLSRPLSSALQPSTRALHQLSHLPLQQHSTRHTLPQRHSRQTWRHFTDHQAASPGVYNQIDLAQKEVVPLNSDVHRIDLDAALHPSPLQEISEEEAVQIQVPSVLPTESSTLRPYVDKSETLSKLVQLGVNLWKLEQRPNVGSMLVRLDFHADVAPKLLFLKDLGVEESKLGQLLTKNPFILTENLDNLEARVSYLKSKKFSKQSVAAMVTKAPYLLNFSVERLDNRLGFFQKQLGLSAEKTRDVVTRLPKLLCGSLEPIKENLKVCELEFGFRGNEIQHIVTTVPKVLIANKRKLTQIFDFVHNTMDIPHSLIAKFPQVLNAKFLRIRERHLFLEYLGRAQYQPSQPSYISLDRVVFLPDDVFCSEVALATLEDFERFQKTL; encoded by the exons ATGCTAAAACCGATAACAG CCAGAGTCGTCATGCTCGTTTGTCAGCGGTGTGTGAGTTTGTTGCTCTCGAGGCCTTTATCTTCAGCTCTCCAGCCGTCGACACGCGCTCTGCATCAGCTCTCACATCTCCCACTGCAGCAGCACAGCACCAGACACACACTCCCACAGAGACACAGCAGACAGACGTGGAGACACTTCACGGACCACCAAGCTGCTTCGCCAGGTGTCTATAATCAGATTGATCTTGCGCAGAAAGAGGTTGTGCCATTAAATTCTGACGTGCACCGAATAG ATTTGGATGCAGCTTTGCATCCTTCACCGCTTCAGGAAATCAGCGAGGAGGAAGCAGTCCAGATCCAAGTACCTTCTGTCCTTCCAACAGAATCTTCCACGCTCAGACCTTATGTGGATAAATCAGAAACCCTCAGCAAACTGGTTCAGCTTG GTGTCAACCTGTGGAAACTAGAACAGAGACCCAATGTGGGTTCCATGCTGGTTAGACTTGACTTCCATGCCGATGTCGCACCCAAACTACTCTTCCTCAAAGATCTGGGCGTTGAAGAGTCTAAACTGGGCCAACTGCTCACCAAGAACCCCTTCATCCTCACAGAAAACCTGGACAACCTTGAAGCTAG GGTGTCCTACTTGAAATCAAAGAAGTTCAGTAAGCAGTCTGTGGCTGCTATGGTGACCAAAGCTCCATACCTGCTTAACTTCAGTGTTGAGAGGCTCGACAACCGCCTTGGATTTTTTCAGAAGCAGTTGGGACTCAGTGCTGAGAAG ACTCGAGATGTTGTGACTCGCCTACCAAAACTATTGTGTGGCAGTTTAGAGCCAATTAAAGAGAATCTAAAG GTTTGTGAACTGGAGTTTGGATTTCGTGGAAATGAAATCCAGCATATAGTGACCACAGTTCCTAAAGTCCTAATAGCCAATAAAAGAAAACTCACCCAAATATTTGACTTCGTTCACAACACCATGGATATTCCTCACTCACTTATTGCAAAGTTCCCACAG GTCCTTAATGCCAAATTTCTTCGCATCCGGGAGCGACACCTGTTTCTAGAGTACTTAGGCCGGGCTCAGTACCAACCATCTCAACCCAGCTACATCTCCTTGGATCGCGTAGTGTTCCTGCCTGATGATGTTTTCTGCTCAGAAGTAGCATTAGCCACTCTTGAAGACTTTGAACGATTTCAGAAGACGTTGTAG
- the mterf3 gene encoding transcription termination factor 3, mitochondrial isoform X2, which translates to MLVCQRCVSLLLSRPLSSALQPSTRALHQLSHLPLQQHSTRHTLPQRHSRQTWRHFTDHQAASPGVYNQIDLAQKEVVPLNSDVHRIDLDAALHPSPLQEISEEEAVQIQVPSVLPTESSTLRPYVDKSETLSKLVQLGVNLWKLEQRPNVGSMLVRLDFHADVAPKLLFLKDLGVEESKLGQLLTKNPFILTENLDNLEARVSYLKSKKFSKQSVAAMVTKAPYLLNFSVERLDNRLGFFQKQLGLSAEKTRDVVTRLPKLLCGSLEPIKENLKVCELEFGFRGNEIQHIVTTVPKVLIANKRKLTQIFDFVHNTMDIPHSLIAKFPQVLNAKFLRIRERHLFLEYLGRAQYQPSQPSYISLDRVVFLPDDVFCSEVALATLEDFERFQKTL; encoded by the exons ATGCTCGTTTGTCAGCGGTGTGTGAGTTTGTTGCTCTCGAGGCCTTTATCTTCAGCTCTCCAGCCGTCGACACGCGCTCTGCATCAGCTCTCACATCTCCCACTGCAGCAGCACAGCACCAGACACACACTCCCACAGAGACACAGCAGACAGACGTGGAGACACTTCACGGACCACCAAGCTGCTTCGCCAGGTGTCTATAATCAGATTGATCTTGCGCAGAAAGAGGTTGTGCCATTAAATTCTGACGTGCACCGAATAG ATTTGGATGCAGCTTTGCATCCTTCACCGCTTCAGGAAATCAGCGAGGAGGAAGCAGTCCAGATCCAAGTACCTTCTGTCCTTCCAACAGAATCTTCCACGCTCAGACCTTATGTGGATAAATCAGAAACCCTCAGCAAACTGGTTCAGCTTG GTGTCAACCTGTGGAAACTAGAACAGAGACCCAATGTGGGTTCCATGCTGGTTAGACTTGACTTCCATGCCGATGTCGCACCCAAACTACTCTTCCTCAAAGATCTGGGCGTTGAAGAGTCTAAACTGGGCCAACTGCTCACCAAGAACCCCTTCATCCTCACAGAAAACCTGGACAACCTTGAAGCTAG GGTGTCCTACTTGAAATCAAAGAAGTTCAGTAAGCAGTCTGTGGCTGCTATGGTGACCAAAGCTCCATACCTGCTTAACTTCAGTGTTGAGAGGCTCGACAACCGCCTTGGATTTTTTCAGAAGCAGTTGGGACTCAGTGCTGAGAAG ACTCGAGATGTTGTGACTCGCCTACCAAAACTATTGTGTGGCAGTTTAGAGCCAATTAAAGAGAATCTAAAG GTTTGTGAACTGGAGTTTGGATTTCGTGGAAATGAAATCCAGCATATAGTGACCACAGTTCCTAAAGTCCTAATAGCCAATAAAAGAAAACTCACCCAAATATTTGACTTCGTTCACAACACCATGGATATTCCTCACTCACTTATTGCAAAGTTCCCACAG GTCCTTAATGCCAAATTTCTTCGCATCCGGGAGCGACACCTGTTTCTAGAGTACTTAGGCCGGGCTCAGTACCAACCATCTCAACCCAGCTACATCTCCTTGGATCGCGTAGTGTTCCTGCCTGATGATGTTTTCTGCTCAGAAGTAGCATTAGCCACTCTTGAAGACTTTGAACGATTTCAGAAGACGTTGTAG
- the uqcrb gene encoding cytochrome b-c1 complex subunit 7, translating to MASRAPAATSRLLVGFRKWYYNACGFNKLGLMRDDTINEDSDVKEAIRRLPEQVYNDRMFRLKRALDLSMKQQILPKDQWTKYEEDVFYLEPYLEEVIHERKEKEEWAKK from the exons ATGGCGTCGAGAGCACCAG CAGCAACCAGCAGGCTCCTGGTGGGCTTCAGGAAGTGGTACTACAATGCATGCGGTTTCAACAAACTTG GCTTGATGCGGGATGATACAATCAACGAGGACAGTGATGTGAAAGAAGCAATTCGTCGGCTTCCAGAACAAGTTTACAATGACAGAATGTTCCGTCTCAAGAGAGCTCTGGATCTTTCAATGAAACAACAGATTCTTCCCAAGGACCAGTGGACTAAATATGAGGAG GATGTGTTTTACCTTGAGCCCTATCTGGAGGAGGTTATCCATGAAAGGAAGGAAAAAGAGGAGTGGGCAAAGAAGTAG